Proteins from a genomic interval of Arachis hypogaea cultivar Tifrunner chromosome 10, arahy.Tifrunner.gnm2.J5K5, whole genome shotgun sequence:
- the LOC112717495 gene encoding CASP-like protein 2B1 — translation MSYLGVGFSPGTVLAYHSTNLKLFDKRIKIAELVLRFMILGLGVVVAVLIRTDSQVKVFFSFEKEAKFTDVKALVFLVVANGLAAGYSLIQGLRCVVRLVRESVLFNKPLAWAIFSVDQLLTFIHEPCNSVPTLNRSGVDEELLVVLIKGHIKAT, via the exons ATGAGTTATTTGGGTGTAGGTTTTAGTCCTGGAACAGTTCTAGCGTACCATAGCACAAACCTGAAATTGTTCGATAAGAGGATCAAGATAGCTGAGTTGGTATTAAGGTTTATGATTCTTGGTCTTGGAGTTGTTGTAGCTGTTCTTATTAGAACTGATTCACAAGTAAAGGTGTTTTTCTCCTTTGAGAAGGAAGCTAAATTCACTGATGTTAAGGCTCTGGT ATTCTTGGTTGTTGCGAATGGTTTGGCTGCTGGATACTCTTTGATTCAAGGACTCCGTTGTGTTGTGCGTTTGGTTAGGGAAAGTGTTCTCTTCAACAAGCCTTTAGCTTGGGCCATTTTCTCTGTTGATCAG CTTTTAACATTTATCCATGAACCTTGCAATTCTGTCCCTACTTTGAATAGGTCTGGTGTTGATGAAGAGCTTCTGGTGGTGCTTATTAAAGGTCATATAAAAGCTACTTGA
- the LOC112717493 gene encoding uncharacterized protein — MTNKLALETFDRTFRDLMSSNVLSVHDISFGEKVIVFGGDFRQVLPINDFVVDTLPELEKVYLSSDSICRRIPKHVLKLKKGAPIILLRNIDQANRLCNGTRLIVQDLEDNIIGVEIVSGSNIGDKVFIPRMNSVPSDPSTPFKFQRRSNIVDNGFGLGCC, encoded by the exons ATGACGAATAAGTTGGCACTTGAAACCTTTGATAGAACTTTCCGTGATTTAATGAGTTCGAATGTGCTTTCGGTTCATGATATTTCCTTTGGTGAAAAAGTTATTGTGTTTGGTGGTGATTTTAGACAAGTGTTACCA ATAAATGATTTTGTTGTTGATACTCTTCCTGAGTTAGAAAAGGTTTATTTGAGTTCTGACTCTATTTGTAGAA GGATACCAAAACATGTTCTTAAATTGAAGAAAGGTGCTCCTATTATTTTGCTAAGAAACATAGATCAGGCAAATAGATTGTGTAATGGAACCCGACTCATTGTTCAAGATCTTGAAGATAATATTATTGGTGTTGAAATTGTGTCTGGAAGTAACATTGGTGACAAAGTTTTTATTCCTCGGATGAATTCAGTACCTAGTGATCCTAGTACTCCTTTTAAATTTCAGCGCAG GTCTAACATTGTTGACAATGGATTTGGATTAGGGTGCTGTTGA